The following proteins come from a genomic window of Leopardus geoffroyi isolate Oge1 chromosome A3, O.geoffroyi_Oge1_pat1.0, whole genome shotgun sequence:
- the TMSB10 gene encoding thymosin beta-10 — MADKPDMGEIASFDKAKLKKTETQEKNTLPTKETIEQEKRSEIS, encoded by the exons ATGGCAGACAAGCCAGACATGGGGGAAATCGCCAGCTTCGATAAGGCCAAGCTGAAGAAAACGGAGACGCAGGAGAAGAACACCCTGCCGACCAAAGAGA CCATTGAGCAGGAGAAGCGGAGCGAAATTTCCTAA